The following coding sequences are from one Alosa alosa isolate M-15738 ecotype Scorff River chromosome 13, AALO_Geno_1.1, whole genome shotgun sequence window:
- the LOC125306410 gene encoding uncharacterized protein LOC125306410 isoform X2 — MNSDHQICLIRSEEEAHIIEIALRTAVLSVVEVINDINRSRFQDYQRKVTEKEKENAQLKAEVDKAEKELAFLRQLVGFQQQQSGEGSVRCNSSTDTHVPDSRWSVEIEDGTVNEALSTPQSCVEQSKNISRKPLSAAEKQRRYRARRDTNPERRAKYLEYERRKWKRDRELGKKKLVHECNVSEQMAIRSRWKLAKAKSRAAKDATAILSPPPVSPEYQQLHQHEADHSIDNQFECLSEETSAVLQDSATGSSGHHGPVFTLSGFSENHTDMMNCPVVKEEPPNTDTVYIKFEVKEENVCTDQEGSSTSCVLEREPQEKSRITHFRDERIDDRERQRRYRERIRSDPEKLQAYLEKDRRRYQKKRKLIRELPEQIQKQKRAMWREAARRCRARKKNTPHVQWTEPL, encoded by the exons ATGAATTCAGATCACCAAATTTGTCTAATACGAAGTGAAGAGGAAGCCCATATTATTGAGATTGCGCTAAGAACAGCTGTTCTTAGCGTAGTAGAAGTGATAAATGACATAAACAGAAGCCGATTTCAGGACTATCAAAGGAAAGTtacagaaaaggaaaaagagaacGCACAACTCAAAGCGGAGGTCGATAAAGCAGAGAAAGAACTCGCGTTTCTACGCCAGCTTGTGGGGTTTCAGCAACAACAAAGTGGTGAAGGAAGTGTGAGGTGCAATTCAAGCACTGACACACATGTGCCAGACAGTAGATGGAGCGTGGAGATTGAAGATGGAACTGTGAATGAAGCCTTGTCAACACCCCAAAGCTGTGTagaacagtccaaaa ATATAAGTAGAAAGCCATTAAGTGCAGCTGAAAAGCAAAGGCGCTACCGAGCCCGTCGAGATACAAATCCCGAGAGAAGGGCAAAATACCTAGAATACGAGAGGAGGAAATGGAAAAGAGACAGGGAGCTGGGGAAGAAGAAACTCGTGCATGAGTGCAACGTGAGCGAGCAGATGGCAATAAGAAGTAGATGGAAATTAGCCAAAGCAAAGAGCAGGGCAGCAAAAGATGCGACTGCCATCCTCTCACCACCGCCAGTGAGCCCAGAATATCAACAGCTACATCAACACGAAGCAG ATCATAGTATTGACAACCAGTTTGAATGTCTGAGTGAGGAGACATCTGCAGTACTGCAAGACTCTGCTACAGGTTCTTCTGGACATCATGGACCTGTGTTCACGCTATCAGGGTTCTCAGAAAACCACACAGACATGATGAATTGCCCTGTGGTAAAAGAGGAGCCTCCTAATACAGACACGGTTTACATCAAGTTtgaggtgaaggaggagaac GTGTGCACGGACCAAGAGGGCAGTTCTACCTCGTGTGTTCTGGAGAGAGAGCCCCAAGAAAAATCCCGCATCACCCACTTCAGAGACG AGAGGATTGATGACCGTGAGAGACAGCGGCGTTACAGGGAGAGGATTCGTTCTGACCCGGAGAAGCTCCAAGCCTACTTGGAGAAAGACAGACGCAG ATACCAGAAGAAGAGGAAGCTGATCCGTGAGCTTCCCGAACAGATCCAGAAGCAGAAGAGAGCCATGTGGAGAGAGGCCGCCCGGAGATGCAGAgccaggaaaaaaaacaccccCCATGTGCAGTGGACAGAGCCTCTCTGA
- the LOC125306410 gene encoding uncharacterized protein LOC125306410 isoform X4 has protein sequence MNSDHQICLIRSEEEAHIIEIALRTAVLSVVEVINDINRSRFQDYQRKVTEKEKENAQLKAEVDKAEKELAFLRQLVGFQQQQSGEGSVRCNSSTDTHVPDSRWSVEIEDGTVNEALSTPQSCVEQSKNHSIDNQFECLSEETSAVLQDSATGSSGHHGPVFTLSGFSENHTDMMNCPVVKEEPPNTDTVYIKFEVKEENVCTDQEGSSTSCVLEREPQEKSRITHFRDGAFGTRSRLTYRNARLTEDRRLPSVSRVKKRIDDRERQRRYRERIRSDPEKLQAYLEKDRRRYQKKRKLIRELPEQIQKQKRAMWREAARRCRARKKNTPHVQWTEPL, from the exons ATGAATTCAGATCACCAAATTTGTCTAATACGAAGTGAAGAGGAAGCCCATATTATTGAGATTGCGCTAAGAACAGCTGTTCTTAGCGTAGTAGAAGTGATAAATGACATAAACAGAAGCCGATTTCAGGACTATCAAAGGAAAGTtacagaaaaggaaaaagagaacGCACAACTCAAAGCGGAGGTCGATAAAGCAGAGAAAGAACTCGCGTTTCTACGCCAGCTTGTGGGGTTTCAGCAACAACAAAGTGGTGAAGGAAGTGTGAGGTGCAATTCAAGCACTGACACACATGTGCCAGACAGTAGATGGAGCGTGGAGATTGAAGATGGAACTGTGAATGAAGCCTTGTCAACACCCCAAAGCTGTGTagaacagtccaaaa ATCATAGTATTGACAACCAGTTTGAATGTCTGAGTGAGGAGACATCTGCAGTACTGCAAGACTCTGCTACAGGTTCTTCTGGACATCATGGACCTGTGTTCACGCTATCAGGGTTCTCAGAAAACCACACAGACATGATGAATTGCCCTGTGGTAAAAGAGGAGCCTCCTAATACAGACACGGTTTACATCAAGTTtgaggtgaaggaggagaac GTGTGCACGGACCAAGAGGGCAGTTCTACCTCGTGTGTTCTGGAGAGAGAGCCCCAAGAAAAATCCCGCATCACCCACTTCAGAGACGGTGCGTTTGGAACCAGAAGTAGACTTACTTACCGCAATGCTCGACTGACAGAAGACAGAAGACTGCCCTCAGTCTCAAGGGTTAAAA AGAGGATTGATGACCGTGAGAGACAGCGGCGTTACAGGGAGAGGATTCGTTCTGACCCGGAGAAGCTCCAAGCCTACTTGGAGAAAGACAGACGCAG ATACCAGAAGAAGAGGAAGCTGATCCGTGAGCTTCCCGAACAGATCCAGAAGCAGAAGAGAGCCATGTGGAGAGAGGCCGCCCGGAGATGCAGAgccaggaaaaaaaacaccccCCATGTGCAGTGGACAGAGCCTCTCTGA
- the LOC125306410 gene encoding trichohyalin-like isoform X1 produces MNSDHQICLIRSEEEAHIIEIALRTAVLSVVEVINDINRSRFQDYQRKVTEKEKENAQLKAEVDKAEKELAFLRQLVGFQQQQSGEGSVRCNSSTDTHVPDSRWSVEIEDGTVNEALSTPQSCVEQSKNISRKPLSAAEKQRRYRARRDTNPERRAKYLEYERRKWKRDRELGKKKLVHECNVSEQMAIRSRWKLAKAKSRAAKDATAILSPPPVSPEYQQLHQHEADHSIDNQFECLSEETSAVLQDSATGSSGHHGPVFTLSGFSENHTDMMNCPVVKEEPPNTDTVYIKFEVKEENVCTDQEGSSTSCVLEREPQEKSRITHFRDGAFGTRSRLTYRNARLTEDRRLPSVSRVKKRIDDRERQRRYRERIRSDPEKLQAYLEKDRRRYQKKRKLIRELPEQIQKQKRAMWREAARRCRARKKNTPHVQWTEPL; encoded by the exons ATGAATTCAGATCACCAAATTTGTCTAATACGAAGTGAAGAGGAAGCCCATATTATTGAGATTGCGCTAAGAACAGCTGTTCTTAGCGTAGTAGAAGTGATAAATGACATAAACAGAAGCCGATTTCAGGACTATCAAAGGAAAGTtacagaaaaggaaaaagagaacGCACAACTCAAAGCGGAGGTCGATAAAGCAGAGAAAGAACTCGCGTTTCTACGCCAGCTTGTGGGGTTTCAGCAACAACAAAGTGGTGAAGGAAGTGTGAGGTGCAATTCAAGCACTGACACACATGTGCCAGACAGTAGATGGAGCGTGGAGATTGAAGATGGAACTGTGAATGAAGCCTTGTCAACACCCCAAAGCTGTGTagaacagtccaaaa ATATAAGTAGAAAGCCATTAAGTGCAGCTGAAAAGCAAAGGCGCTACCGAGCCCGTCGAGATACAAATCCCGAGAGAAGGGCAAAATACCTAGAATACGAGAGGAGGAAATGGAAAAGAGACAGGGAGCTGGGGAAGAAGAAACTCGTGCATGAGTGCAACGTGAGCGAGCAGATGGCAATAAGAAGTAGATGGAAATTAGCCAAAGCAAAGAGCAGGGCAGCAAAAGATGCGACTGCCATCCTCTCACCACCGCCAGTGAGCCCAGAATATCAACAGCTACATCAACACGAAGCAG ATCATAGTATTGACAACCAGTTTGAATGTCTGAGTGAGGAGACATCTGCAGTACTGCAAGACTCTGCTACAGGTTCTTCTGGACATCATGGACCTGTGTTCACGCTATCAGGGTTCTCAGAAAACCACACAGACATGATGAATTGCCCTGTGGTAAAAGAGGAGCCTCCTAATACAGACACGGTTTACATCAAGTTtgaggtgaaggaggagaac GTGTGCACGGACCAAGAGGGCAGTTCTACCTCGTGTGTTCTGGAGAGAGAGCCCCAAGAAAAATCCCGCATCACCCACTTCAGAGACGGTGCGTTTGGAACCAGAAGTAGACTTACTTACCGCAATGCTCGACTGACAGAAGACAGAAGACTGCCCTCAGTCTCAAGGGTTAAAA AGAGGATTGATGACCGTGAGAGACAGCGGCGTTACAGGGAGAGGATTCGTTCTGACCCGGAGAAGCTCCAAGCCTACTTGGAGAAAGACAGACGCAG ATACCAGAAGAAGAGGAAGCTGATCCGTGAGCTTCCCGAACAGATCCAGAAGCAGAAGAGAGCCATGTGGAGAGAGGCCGCCCGGAGATGCAGAgccaggaaaaaaaacaccccCCATGTGCAGTGGACAGAGCCTCTCTGA
- the LOC125306410 gene encoding uncharacterized protein LOC125306410 isoform X3: MNSDHQICLIRSEEEARVIEIALRTAVLSVVEVINDINRSRFQYYQRKVTEKEKENAQLKAEVDKAEKELAFLRQLVGFQQQQQSDEGNVRCNSSTDTHVPESRWSVEIENGTVNEALSTPQSCVEQSKNHSIDNQVECLSEETSAVPQDSATGSSGHHGPVFTLSGFSENHTDMMNCPVVKEEPPNTDTVYIKFEVKEENVCTDQEGSSTSCVLEREPQEKSRITHFRDGAFGTRSRLTYRNARLTEDRRLPSVSRVKKRIDDRERQRRYRERIRSDPEKLQAYLEKDRRRYQKKRKLIRELPEQIQKQKRAMWREAARRCRARKKNTPHVQWTEPL; this comes from the exons ATGAATTCAGATCATCAAATTTGTCTAATACGAAGTGAAGAGGAAGCCCGTGTTATTGAGATTGCGCTAAGAACAGCTGTTCTTAGCGTAGTAGAAGTGATAAATGACATAAACAGAAGCCGATTTCAGTACTATCAAAGGAAAGTtacagaaaaggaaaaagagaatGCACAACTCAAAGCGGAGGTCGATAAAGCAGAGAAAGAACTCGCGTTTCTACGCCAGCTTGTGGGGtttcagcaacaacaacaaagtgaTGAAGGAAATGTGAGGTGCAATTCAAGCACTGACACACATGTGCCAGAAAGTAGATGGAGCGTGGAGATTGAAAATGGAACCGTGAATGAAGCCTTGTCAACACCCCAAAGCTGTGTagaacagtccaaaa ATCATAGTATTGACAACCAGGTTGAATGTCTGAGTGAGGAGACATCTGCAGTACCGCAAGACTCTGCTACAGGTTCTTCTGGACATCATGGACCTGTGTTCACGCTATCAGGGTTCTCAGAAAACCACACAGACATGATGAATTGCCCTGTGGTAAAAGAGGAGCCTCCTAATACAGACACGGTTTACATCAAGTTtgaggtgaaggaggagaacGTGTGCACGGACCAAGAGGGCAGTTCTACCTCGTGTGTTCTGGAGAGAGAGCCCCAAGAAAAATCCCGCATCACCCACTTCAGAGACGGTGCGTTTGGAACCAGAAGTAGACTTACTTACCGCAATGCTCGACTGACAGAAGACAGAAGACTGCCCTCAGTCTCAAGGGTTAAAA AGAGGATTGATGACCGTGAGAGACAGCGGCGTTACAGGGAGAGGATTCGTTCTGACCCGGAGAAGCTCCAAGCCTACTTGGAGAAAGACAGACGCAG ATACCAGAAGAAGAGGAAGCTGATCCGTGAGCTTCCCGAACAGATCCAGAAGCAGAAGAGAGCCATGTGGAGAGAGGCCGCCCGGAGATGCAGAgccaggaaaaaaaacaccccCCATGTGCAGTGGACAGAGCCTCTCTGA
- the LOC125306410 gene encoding uncharacterized protein LOC125306410 isoform X5: MNSDHQICLIRSEEEARVIEIALRTAVLSVVEVINDINRSRFQYYQRKVTEKEKENAQLKAEVDKAEKELAFLRQLVGFQQQQQSDEGNVRCNSSTDTHVPESRWSVEIENGTVNEALSTPQSCVEQSKNHSIDNQVECLSEETSAVPQDSATGSSGHHGPVFTLSGFSENHTDMMNCPVVKEEPPNTDTVYIKFEVKEENVCTDQEGSSTSCVLEREPQEKSRITHFRDERIDDRERQRRYRERIRSDPEKLQAYLEKDRRRYQKKRKLIRELPEQIQKQKRAMWREAARRCRARKKNTPHVQWTEPL, from the exons ATGAATTCAGATCATCAAATTTGTCTAATACGAAGTGAAGAGGAAGCCCGTGTTATTGAGATTGCGCTAAGAACAGCTGTTCTTAGCGTAGTAGAAGTGATAAATGACATAAACAGAAGCCGATTTCAGTACTATCAAAGGAAAGTtacagaaaaggaaaaagagaatGCACAACTCAAAGCGGAGGTCGATAAAGCAGAGAAAGAACTCGCGTTTCTACGCCAGCTTGTGGGGtttcagcaacaacaacaaagtgaTGAAGGAAATGTGAGGTGCAATTCAAGCACTGACACACATGTGCCAGAAAGTAGATGGAGCGTGGAGATTGAAAATGGAACCGTGAATGAAGCCTTGTCAACACCCCAAAGCTGTGTagaacagtccaaaa ATCATAGTATTGACAACCAGGTTGAATGTCTGAGTGAGGAGACATCTGCAGTACCGCAAGACTCTGCTACAGGTTCTTCTGGACATCATGGACCTGTGTTCACGCTATCAGGGTTCTCAGAAAACCACACAGACATGATGAATTGCCCTGTGGTAAAAGAGGAGCCTCCTAATACAGACACGGTTTACATCAAGTTtgaggtgaaggaggagaacGTGTGCACGGACCAAGAGGGCAGTTCTACCTCGTGTGTTCTGGAGAGAGAGCCCCAAGAAAAATCCCGCATCACCCACTTCAGAGACG AGAGGATTGATGACCGTGAGAGACAGCGGCGTTACAGGGAGAGGATTCGTTCTGACCCGGAGAAGCTCCAAGCCTACTTGGAGAAAGACAGACGCAG ATACCAGAAGAAGAGGAAGCTGATCCGTGAGCTTCCCGAACAGATCCAGAAGCAGAAGAGAGCCATGTGGAGAGAGGCCGCCCGGAGATGCAGAgccaggaaaaaaaacaccccCCATGTGCAGTGGACAGAGCCTCTCTGA
- the LOC125306408 gene encoding LOW QUALITY PROTEIN: serine/threonine-protein kinase pim-1-like (The sequence of the model RefSeq protein was modified relative to this genomic sequence to represent the inferred CDS: deleted 1 base in 1 codon), protein MPKRPLSEPIPSSQGKSQVGRSRRVASTSTCSRRDVLPFSSGFSREPTTAPSTTPSTQHGHNRPESDRRQQPTQGPASPAAAAAPTGKSRRKRVYSDMGKKITQTSSGTTNVGNMASGVGSSERPSKLSGHSKVPKCPRAGDVGGSWAGPSSTDQKSTSRTASLQICQVNGSDKAEANKKPQAAQKRKMGSSDKGTSNQNTSTANPSIMKKRRSEPSTEKTPREPSDPTLPQATFESRYTVGEMLGKGGYGCVYAGTRKSDGLPVAIKVVARARALKYITMPADGVSLPLEVALMRIVSAPECPNIAKLLEWFEGPIVFIFVLERPVPCMDLLNYCRRLPSRLSENQAKHIMRQVVLAAKHCRDRGVLHRDIKPENLLVNTDDVTIKLIDFGCGDLLKESPYDTFAGTNAFIPPEWWLQKSYQGRPATVWSLGVLLYNLLCGKLPFAGEGEVVSGHLQFSRGLSCECRNLIHWCLRKDPTKRPVLEEILQHKWFSTE, encoded by the exons ATGCCGAAAAGGCCATTGTCGGAGCCAATACCTTCATCACAAG GTAAGAGCCAGGTGGGAAGAAGCCGCCGGGTTGCTAGCACCAGCACCTGCAGCAGGAGGGATGTCCTTCCTTTCAGCTCAGGCTTCTCCAGGGAGCCCACTACTGCACCCTCCACCACTCCGTCCACCCAGCATGGGCACAACAGGCCGGAGAGTGACCGCAGACAGCAGCCAACCCAGGGCCCAGCTTCACCTGCGGCAGCTGCAGCCCCCACTGGCAAAAGCAGGAGAAAGAGGGTCTACAGCGACATGGGGAAGAAAATTACTCAGACGTCCTCGGGTACCACAAACGTGGGCAACATGGCCTCAGGTGTGGGTAGCTCCGAGCGTCCTTCCAAGCTGAGTGGTCACAGCAAAGTGCCCAAGTGTCCAAGAGCAGGAGATGTTGGTGGTTCCTGGGCGGGGCCATCTTCCACTGACCAGAAATCCACATCAAGGACAGCATCACTGCAAATATGCCAGGTCAACGGTTCGGACAAGGCAGAGGCCAACAAGAAACCTCAAGCCGCACAAAAGAGGAAGATGGGTTCCTCGGACAAGGGGACATCTAACCAGAACACCAGCACGGCAAACCCATCAATTATGAAAAAGAGACGTTCTGAGCCTTCCACAGAAAAGACGCCAAGAGAGCCCTCTGACCCAACCCTCCCTCAAG CAACCTTTGAATCACGCTACACAGTTGGAGAAATGCTTGGTAAAGGAGGGTATGGATGTGTTTATGCAGGAACCAGAAAGTCTGATGGATTACCA GTTGCCATTAAGGTGGTCGCCAGGGCCCGTGCACTTAAATATATTACCATG CCCGCCGACGGCGTGAGCCTCCCTCTGGAGGTGGCCCTCATGAGAATAGTGTCG GCCCCCGAGTGTCCCAACATCGCCAAGCTCCTGGAGTGGTTTGAGGGCCCCATCGTCTTCATTTTTGTCCTGGAGCGCCCCGTGCCCTGCATGGATTTATTGAACTACTGCCGGAGACTCCCAAGCCGCCTCAGTGAGAACCAAGCGAAGCACATCATGCGTCAGGTGGTCCTTGCTGCAAAACACTGCCGAGACCGTGGCGTTCTACATCGTGACATTAAGCCAGAGAACCTCTTGGTGAACACTGACGATGTGACTATCAAACTTATTGACTTTGGCTGTGGAGACCTCTTGAAAGAGAGCCCCTATGACACATTTGCTG GCACAAATGCATTTATCCCACCAGAGTGGTGGTTACAGAAAAGCTACCAGGGCCGCCCTGCCACCGTTTGGTCCCTGGGTGTGCTGCTCTATAACCTCCTCTGTGGCAAGCTGCCATTTGCGGGCGAGGGCGAGGTTGTCTCTGGACACCTGCAGTTCAGCAGGGGACTATCCTGTG AATGCCGCAATCTCATTCACTGGTGTTTGAGGAAAGACCCAACCAAACGGCCAGTCCTGGAGGAAATCCTCCAGCACAAGTGGTTCTCCACAGAGTAG